The segment ATCATCTCAACTGCATCTTCCCATGAGGATACACCACCAACACCTATCACAGGGATGTCCAGTGCCTCATAAAGGTCATAGACACATTTGATGGCAACCGGCTTTACCGCTGAACCGGAAAGTCCGCCGAACCGGTTTCCAAGTATAGGATAACCGGAATAGATATCAATAGCCATTCCACGCAGGGTGTTGATAGCCACAACAGCAGCAGCACCGCCGTTCTCAGCAGCTTTGCCTATTGATTTAATATCAGTAACGTTTGGTGTCAGCTTTACCCATACCGGGACATCCACAGAATCACAGACAGCAGCGGTGATCGCTTCCACCATGCAGGAATCGGTCCCGATGGTTGCACCGTAGCCTTCCGCATGCGGACAGCTGACGTTAAGTTCAAAAGCATCCGGCTTGGCATCAGCAAGACCTTCAGCAACCCTGACGAATTCCTCAGCATTTCCGCCAAAGATACTTGCGATCACAGGAACATCAGCGCCTTCTTTTGCGATCTTGATCTCATTATCGAA is part of the Methanococcoides methylutens MM1 genome and harbors:
- a CDS encoding dihydroorotate dehydrogenase, with the protein product MVKITGIEFRNPTILASGIMGTTGASLVRMANSGAGAVVTKSIGPEPKIGHPNPSMVKLDCGFLNAMGLPNPSYADFDNEIKIAKEGADVPVIASIFGGNAEEFVRVAEGLADAKPDAFELNVSCPHAEGYGATIGTDSCMVEAITAAVCDSVDVPVWVKLTPNVTDIKSIGKAAENGGAAAVVAINTLRGMAIDIYSGYPILGNRFGGLSGSAVKPVAIKCVYDLYEALDIPVIGVGGVSSWEDAVEMIMAGASAVQIGSAVHEGVEVFGDIATGIDQFLQNNGYAGVEDITGLAHEVI